The window CTCCACAGCTGGGAAGGACTTGAACTGACGTACGGCACACAACACGCCTAAAAACATCTCTTGAACCTAACACAACActttaaaatctaaaaatgtatttctaaatGACTATAACATAACAATCAGCAGCTTCTCGCAAATATTTCTATGCGAGACAGTATTATATGAACGTTTCTATTTTGCGGCCTACACGCAGCTAAAGCCTGCGAATTTCCTACTACCCGGTCCGGGGAATAGAGGAGGAACCGTCGCCCCTGTCCACCTTTGACTTCACCCTTTCCCTACCCTTAAGGTTTAACACCTTAACCATGAGTCGAGTCTGGTTCGAAACACTTTTACAGATCTCATACAACTTAAGTTACCATAAACGGATGCATGGAAAGCCAATAAAGCAGTTGTTTTTTGTAGGGTACTCACTTTAACTAGCTGGTCCTGTAATGCAGGGACTCCACTCCAAGGGATATTCACACTAGTTTAGGCGGGGGTTTCTGCCTTTAAACTGATCAGATTTACCTATCTGATAGTTTGAAATGAGCACTCTTCCACAGTACAGGTATTCAGTGATGACGAGATGTTTTCCCACACAGTTTTACTGTTTATTTAGGTAGCAGATTCTTACCACCATCTTGCATTGAAATGAGGAGGGAATACAGTATCCAGTCGCCTCTCGCGGAGCATGCGCGAAATTACATCACGCGATGGATTGTGGGAAACGTAGTTCGTTATCGTGGTTTTACAGCATCAGCAATGACATTTAGGTAAAAGCTTTGATAGATAGGCTACATTCTTGTTTAATACAATACATTTGATTACAGAGATGTTTAACAGTTAAAACATTAATTTGACGCTATATAATTGGGAATAAATGTCTGAATACAAATCAATTTCTCTCAAAATGTAGCTGGTAAAAGACAGACACTTTCTCAACATCAAGGTCTTtaggttaaaggggacatttcacaagacttttttttaaacgtaaAATTTTTTTGGTGTCTCCAGCGTGCggatgtaaagttttagctcaaaataccatatagataatataggggtatgctcacacaaaaatcgctgcaaaatacgcattccaacaggttttatcttcgtttttgccaactccattgacttgtattagatgtgctgtgaggtacggtattactccacgcCAGGGACATCGTTTGTATTCTTGCagttggcaaaggtggattatcgccaccaactgggctggagtgtctattattcaagctctcaacggaagaatgtacgggtgtgaggcgtttggaaaaataggtccacatgtttacaacgaatgctaaaacacctgttggaaagcatcctTTGCAGAGATCTCTGCGTGAgcacatcagtgaacacccctgaccacccagtgagtttcatgtctttgtaaacgaaagtttaatgcacgttaggaaggattgttccagtgcacctatacacacaTTGTAGAGGCGGGAGGTGAAATAACAAaaacccaaaaattctcggggcagccgcatatatccaaatttcagtcaaaaccgttctatttcatcataaacaatctgaaaacagggctttaagtgtaaaataccaaacttgtcctttaaacatggaaaaagtcagattttcataatatgtcccctttaaaatatagtttaaCTGTAAAAGAAGACATAGCATTTCAACCATCAAAATGAAgtttaaatacactgtaaacattttaattgacATAGCTaattaaagataaaaaatattattaaaatatttttactaaatGTCTACAAAGGGAAATCTGTAAAACTACAAAATGTAAactcaatttataaaaacagaAATGTCTTATACAGTAGGCATGATGTAGCagtattttttgaaaatgtgtgaaGTTTTGACAAATTGCTTTGAACATAAAGTCAATGTACAACTTCAAgtaattaaaacatacacaagacctgcatacataattaacttttaaattaatacttttaaatgtaataatgcACCTGTTTAAGTAAATCTGTATACTTTAGATGCAAAGTAGATAAAACTCAATCCTAAATCCACATGCATGTAGGCTTGGGCCACAGTTGATCCAGTGACTCTTCTGGCTGGATTGCATCTACTGTTAAAGCTGGATCTATTGGGTGAGGACTCAACAAGGACGTGCGGGCAGCAAGGAGCCCCATACGCACACAGCTGTCTGTGTTTCTTCCTTGGAGGATCCCGACCATCATTGCTCCGGCAAAACTACGGTAGTTGAAAGAGAGGGATTTGTGGAGTAAACTAAAGAACAGAGCTTGATATCTTGTAAAATACTTATAAATACACACCTATCACCGGCTCCAGACACATTTACTGTTTCTTCTGAGCTCACTGCCAGTGCAGGATAATAGACAGCACACAACTGTCTTTTCTGTTACAATAAAGCATACTACATTATACACTATACAGAACTTTCTACCTTCCTCTTTCATACATCTTAAATTGGACAGTTTACTtctaaatgaaaatatataaacaaaacatttataccCGCTTATGCCTTTTTGGTAGCAAATTGACGGTCCCTGCCTCGTGCTCTCCACATACCAACACACCCAGTGACCCCAAAGTAACCACCACACAGTGCAGATGGTCCAGCAGAGGGCGAGAGAGAGCAGGTACACAGCTCAAGACATCCTCGAGAGATTTGGGCAACTCTATAACAATATAAAACCGTAGTTACAATTAAACATTTAACTTCAACGTATTTCTTATTAGCTCTGCTATGCCCTTAAATACTTAAAGTATGACTTTACAGTCACCAAAGCCTGGCACATTTTAGTGACATATAGGGTTGTGATGGCACATCAACCATTCACTTAATTTTAGATGCTTTACTACAGTACAGTACCTCTTGGAATAGGTAAACCTAGTGTCTGATTCATGGTACAGAGCTCAGCCAGGTTGGGGGAAGTGTAtgaaagtgatttccagctctcAGACAGGAAGGGTTTGCATGCCTTATCAGCATCCGTGGGTTCGAACCACACTGCAGAGAAAGTAGACATTTACGTAAGAACTGAATCAAAAGATATGAAATGAGCACACCGTACTTGAGCTTTACCAGGGATGGAGTATTTCCTGGCGATACCGCACACGTAATCGATGGTGGAAACAGGAATGTTCCCATCGAGAACTACAAGCGACGCAGATGCAATCTGATCCTCATACTGAGAaacctgtcaatcatcattgaAAATGAAAACTCATTGATGCTTTAACTTAGCCATTACCATTTACTTAAGAATAGATTTGTTTATACATACATACTGCTCTCGTATGCGCTGATGGATGTCCATGTCGCCCAATCCTAGGCTCAGCTCGCCAGACTCATTTATGACGGCACAATAAGTTGCAGTCTTCTGATCGTCCAATCTAACTATTGCACTGGTATCCTGATGATCATAAAGCAGAACACTGTAAATAAAACTTGTTTGAAAAGATTGAAAATTGACTACAAAATGAATAGTCAACTATAGTACACAACTCACCATGTGCTTACAATAGTTTAACACAGCATCACTATGAGAGTCCTTTCCAACTGCAGAGATGAAGAGAGGTTTGTGTCCTAAACGACTCAAACAGTCTATAGGGAATATATGGAAGGTTAAATACAgatgatttttttcacatttcgAAGCATCAGaatgaaataatattttttcagATGTATGAATAATATGAATGGCATGTTACTGTGCATACCAGCAATATTTCTGCCCACTCCACCAAATGACTGGCACACACTTCCTGGATTTGTCTGGCCAAACtgaatttaaaggaaaacaccactgttcttcaatattttactatgttcttacctcaactaagacaaattaatacatacctatcttttttcaatgcatgcacttaatctttgtacagtgcgtcgagaatgtgttagcatttagcctagctccattcattccttaggatccaaacagggatgaatttagaagccaccaaacacttccatgttttttgtcatatttaaagactgttacatgtgtagttacacaagtaagtatgttgacacaaaataaaacgtgttttatttttgagtgGAAGTTTGAGCGGGAGGGGGAGTAGTTAGGAGTGATGATATTACTGCAtgccgag is drawn from Misgurnus anguillicaudatus chromosome 6, ASM2758022v2, whole genome shotgun sequence and contains these coding sequences:
- the LOC129434180 gene encoding uncharacterized protein isoform X2, encoding MPYPHNLSTAREVEAIVRAEGAIPATIGILEGRIHVGLSSDELDFLAQSKTALKVSRRDLPYVISKGLSGGTTVSGTMIAAHMAGIRVFVTGGVGGVHRDGENSLDVSADLTELGRTPIAVVSAGVKSILDIGRTLEFLETQGVCVATYGDSKSFPAFFSQQSGFASPYCVSSAEEAAELIASTLSLGLHSGILLAVPIPEEHAATGQQIEDAIQTAVSEASLKGVTGKDVTPFVLQRVNELTKGKSLQANIALIHNNAKVGSKIACALSKHKDKASFRGGFKTQSTKGQKTIVIGGINVDLIAKGTTKKLLFGQTNPGSVCQSFGGVGRNIADCLSRLGHKPLFISAVGKDSHSDAVLNYCKHMDTSAIVRLDDQKTATYCAVINESGELSLGLGDMDIHQRIREQYVSQYEDQIASASLVVLDGNIPVSTIDYVCGIARKYSIPVWFEPTDADKACKPFLSESWKSLSYTSPNLAELCTMNQTLGLPIPRELPKSLEDVLSCVPALSRPLLDHLHCVVVTLGSLGVLVCGEHEAGTVNLLPKRHKRKRQLCAVYYPALAVSSEETVNVSGAGDSFAGAMMVGILQGRNTDSCVRMGLLAARTSLLSPHPIDPALTVDAIQPEESLDQLWPKPTCMWI
- the LOC129434180 gene encoding uncharacterized protein isoform X3 yields the protein MECLTLTISAREVEAIVRAEGAIPATIGILEGRIHVGLSSDELDFLAQSKTALKVSRRDLPYVISKGLSGGTTVSGTMIAAHMAGIRVFVTGGVGGVHRDGENSLDVSADLTELGRTPIAVVSAGVKSILDIGRTLEFLETQGVCVATYGDSKSFPAFFSQQSGFASPYCVSSAEEAAELIASTLSLGLHSGILLAVPIPEEHAATGQQIEDAIQTAVSEASLKGVTGKDVTPFVLQRVNELTKGKSLQANIALIHNNAKVGSKIACALSKHKDKASFRGGFKTQSTKGQKTIVIGGINVDLIAKGTTKKLLFGQTNPGSVCQSFGGVGRNIADCLSRLGHKPLFISAVGKDSHSDAVLNYCKHMDTSAIVRLDDQKTATYCAVINESGELSLGLGDMDIHQRIREQYVSQYEDQIASASLVVLDGNIPVSTIDYVCGIARKYSIPVWFEPTDADKACKPFLSESWKSLSYTSPNLAELCTMNQTLGLPIPRELPKSLEDVLSCVPALSRPLLDHLHCVVVTLGSLGVLVCGEHEAGTVNLLPKRHKRKRQLCAVYYPALAVSSEETVNVSGAGDSFAGAMMVGILQGRNTDSCVRMGLLAARTSLLSPHPIDPALTVDAIQPEESLDQLWPKPTCMWI